The genomic region TTATTTCACTTTGTTAAATACACTTTGGGTAggtcattattattttttaagaaaaatacgtatagtttttaattataaacattttcaagCTCTGTTCGCAACGTACATTCTAACGTGGCCAGAGGGTCATTTCTCCATTAAATTGTCCAGTCAAAATGTTGCTACAATAATATTTCCCGTAATCTTTTTGACCAAACGTGTACCGTTGTATAATTGAGGTGGATTGAACTTACGCTGAATAATAACAGTTTAACAATTTTCAATCGAAAATTGTggttatacatatttagataaTTCACGCTTTCATTTTCATCAACAACAGTAGcgaataatttaaaatacatctGATAACCTGATAACAACTTTAGCCGCTAATGTAACCTGATTACCGAGCCATTAATGATTGaaccaattaatttttattttaaggcatatattattatattttatattaatccATAGCTTATCTTAAATTTGAAACGCTAGCTGTAACCTATTAAAACTGGAAGTAAAACTCTAAAATGGCATTTTTGCATGGAGTTGTAGATTAGTGCTTAAAATCAAATACTGATTTagtttcattataaatattcttaaaacCTGTTTATGAACGTTTTATATACGAATTATTTctattcaaacattttttcccataaatcatgtGTTCAAAGTCGGTGTACTGCATAACTTAAAAACTACTGCAAAATCCTTTTGATATTAATTACACTATTTCTGTACACAATTTACGAAGTAGTGCCAgagaacttttttcaaatttattaatatttttttatattttaaaagctaatttgccaatttttttggttttccatttaaaatgttctaaaaatttcaaaattgaacTTTTGGAAAAGCATCTCGGCGTACATGGCGAAAATTTGTAGCATGACACAAACTTCAAAAATCATGCGAGTTTTTGCTCGATTTAACTTTAACCATAATTATCTGTCGCGCCACTTGAAACTTTCCGTAATAACTTTATGGTACATAGCCATAGACAGCTAATCAAATAATATCCTCactaattaaaaagtttaaattagtGTGGAAAttgtatacaattattatttatacgaTACATTCTTACATCATTACTACAAGTAATTTTAACCGTAAAGTACTGCTGCAAACTGTTTTGTATGCGTTGTGACCAATTTTATGTAGAAGCTTGAATCATAtgaattgttgttgtacatgATGACAATATTTTGAATGTACTCCAAGGTCCAACATGCACTCTCCTATCTGGTTTTCAGTACGAACGGCATGTCAACCTTTGACAAGCATCCCAAAGTAAATGacctgttttttaatataaaataattaatataaaaaacatattaatataaatttaattcgaATTTTAATTAGGGAAAGTTCCaagatacattttttgtttactgtgtctcataatatatattttcgatatatataAATTGACATTAATTGTTTCGGtatttattacatattaaataaatgagttttacagatacatacatataaattttaaataagtttatatGTATCTTCAAAACTCATTCAATCAACGACTAAttacttatattattatttatttattgacattTAACCTCATACATAAGCATTAACACAAGAAGCTATTACGCTTagcttattcaaatatttttgttgttttgtttccACGTCAAAGTTGCTTTTATATGTTTTCCCCCGAAATTTCAATGGCAAGTCACTCAGCACATACAGtgtaaaaagataaataaaacaatattttaattacataaggAAGACGAAAGAAGCttcatttaaactttttttgaaatccgGTTTGGCTACGAGCATTGTACACTgagaacatttttcaatttcatttaaactATTTATATGAATTCTTTTTATACAATCTTAGGCAGAAAGTTTAGTAACTCTTCTTTATCAAACGTTTATTGTACTAACGTAGTTGAGTACTTAATAGCATCATTAAAATGCTCTATTCTATTATACAACATATgtaattgaacattttttacaagCAAATGGTCAATGTGGTATGTAAATGAAGGAAACACCGCGAAATTATTTCCACACTTATAATGAACAAGTTGAGTAAAATTTTGGTGGGTATTTATTTAACGTGTAGTGTAtgttaacaatttttgggcTATATAAACTGGTGAAATACCACCTTCATGTAATTATAGTCCAACTGCCCAGGAGTCCAGAGTGAATTTTGTGAATCTTGAATTCGTACAACACACATATTGTAAGTGAGtggaaaaaagttataaatagtttaataatttgtgataaaaaatttagtttatacAAGTAATTGTCTCAAAAATGTTAAGAGGCAGCATCAATAAGAGAATATTACAAACTTCATTTGATCCTCTCTACTGAGAGTTTCAGCCCTTAACTTCATAAACAATAATTAGTATAAAATTTAGGTATGTTTAAATGTATTAAACTCATTCATTACTTATCTATGtgcagatatatacatacagtcaATCGAGTGAtcagaaatgcatacaaaatataattattattaaagttgTCACGTCCAATTCTCTcaacaactaaaataaaaattcctcaCTAAGACACTCGTAAAGTTTATTAAGTGAATGAAGACATATCGGAATAGTTGAAAATCTACCGGTTACATAAAATTAGCGATTATACAACTCTATAtatactaatacatacatatgtagatacatataagCATTTAAACATGCTTATACAGCATAATTTCGACATACGACATATGCCCCAAAATATTAGTTTACAAGTAcaatcaaatatatgtacatacatacatacatgatacATATCATATGGACATTTTACAAGCTACTTGTGGTGATTGATATAGCGTTTTTGTCAGAATATAATTacaacattaaattatttaaattaaatgatgtatgtttacaataaaatatatatatatatatattaacaatCAGTTTTTTAAACAAGCAATACCAAACTTGTGGTAAATCCGTAACTCTTTGGTTAATGTACACAttacttttgaaataaaagaaaattcatattactttttattatttatgaaatcgGTCACCGATAAAGTTACAAAAATATAGTGACATTATGGAATAAAAACTATTTACGAAAGAAACCTAATCACTTGAATTAAACATAACGATATATGGCatgtaatttataaaaacacatgtctaatttttagaaaacatgAAGGCAGCCATAATATTCTTGATAGTTGTTGCGATTCAGTATGGAGCAGCGCAAAAGcagtacacaaataaatttgataacGTCGATGTGGATGGTGTTTTGTCAAATAATCGTATTCTAACTAACTACATTAAATGTCTTATGGATAAAGGTCCTTGCACTCCAGAAGGTCGCGAGTTAAAAAGTAAGTATTATtcattaaatatgcatatgtttctgcacatatgtatactatagaTACTTTTGATCAAGTTATTAATCTAATTTTCGTTTAGAATTACTACCTGATGCCCTACAGACGGATTGCTCAAAATGTACGGATACCCaaagaaaaaattcacaaaaggtAATAAATTTCCTTCGTGTGAACCGTCCAGGCGAGTGGAAATTGTTACTAGACAAATACGACTCTAGAGGCGTTTACAGATCTAAGTATGAGAAACAAGGTTAAACTTTACTCACAGAGAACGgttaaatgttgaaataaaattacatgtactatttatataccatatgtacatatgtatatgagttagtaagaaaataaatatgtttatggtACATCGTAGAAtccgtacatatatatgtagctatGTATTTGCATTATAATAACTATTCAACCATTTTTATTCGACATGttagtaacatttttttgtaaaatcaaaacaaattaagCAATATTGTAGCAATGTGTCTATGCTGTATCAGATCATTATTGCCTGAGTTACATAGTAcaaggttgttcaataagttttgtcgtttgataagaaaaacacaattttatgattcaaaatacactttattatttagtataatctccctgaacattaatacacttgtgAATCCCATCCCTAAAGTGGGAATCCGGAAGGTCTTCAAAATAAGCTTCAACAAaagttatgacctcttcatttgatgaaaaaacgcttgccacgcatacattttttgagttctggaagcAAATGTAAGCGCTGGgggccaaatttggtgaatacggtggatgcgccAACAATGCGAACTTTAATTctgtactcttgcaacatgtttctacggaataaaatagttttattcacctaacggttgtttgtatcacctaaaaataatcgagGATAATATtggtttatatatgtatgcacatatcagagaactgcaacgagtaataaatttttgtttatacttaagtactgatccgttactctgtctgattctgtcagttcagttcatgtacacgaagtGCACTGTTTGTCTTTAAaacagcgatagagaacaactctgaatcactagcgatcagcttatacctgatttgtttatgaacgttcgtatcagcagaaaaataagtgatgcaaactcatgcttcaattattgaaatgatcgacagactttggtttgtatattaTCTCCCAAACACTGATTTACTAGTGCACTTTTGCTCTATTTCAAatacgtatgtttgtatatatgtacatgtatgtatgtatgtatatacatatgtacatatgttatatgtataatggaaattccatcgagtacatacatacaacaaatgtatgtatatatgtatgtacgttctcgatggaatttccattgtttacgcttcgaaaatttgtaacatgcgcacattttcaaagctgatacattttttgccacacatgattcaaatcagtccagcagaaaattgttgttgtttgctgtattCATAGATTTACCCAtagatttacttatagtttacccaaagtttcacttcaattcaaacaatcgtcgcaacgctatgaactgacatgatatACTTGCAACTGGTTTTGGTACCTACATACCGCttacacgatcgtgattgccgaagaacagattgttcgtgttgcatcaggACAGTTGACGCTGGTGGCTACTCGAATTtattaacaatgttgtctatgctgaactgaattgaattgattgtgtttttggtacgactgttacatatatacatataaatgaccAGGAAGATGaggcgagttgaaatccgagtgactctCTGAAACTCCGTTCGTCCTCTGCCAGAAGTTCCGTTACAAGTTCACTATAACACATTTCTTTATCAagttataataattcatatattaaatgagcgatatacaaaaattttattccaaatggtcaccttttgccttaacacAAGCCCACAAATGGTTCAGGCATTGATGAAGCAGCACACACAGTTTATATTTCTATTCAATACGCTGCTcgaatcaaatattttttgaggcTCGTCAAGATTCTGTGGAGTATTCCACAGGCCAAGTTCTCCAACTCTGACCAAAATCTGTAGTTCAATAGATTGAAATCTGGACTTCCAGACGGCCAATCATCTACATTTATGAGAACGGGAAtattgattttaagcaactgCTGGGTGGTTTCTGACTTATGAGCACAAACAGAATCTTGCTGGAAGACGCAAGGAAGATCTTCATCTAAGAAAGTGTTACTTAATTGCTTTACCACCCCTTCTAATATATCCTTCTGGTTCTTTCGCATAGTTTTAACCATGTTTTTCGAAGTGAAGAGGTATATCGCCTTTACAGAAGATTCGCCAATAAACCATTACAGTAGGATGGTGACCACATTGAAACCTTACAATTACATTTTCTGCGTCTTTGGAAGTTTTTTTCATTCTgttaatgaaaaactttttcaacagCGAAACTATTTTCTTTGTAAAAGGGTCATTGAAGAGCCTCTTACATCTGTTGATCCTAATTTGATCCAAGTGCATTATGGATGACTAGTTGACCTGATAGGCTTCATGTGGAGAACATCTCGAATAAGTTTTCACATTGACAAGTTATCTTTCTGTCAGCAACTGtaaacgtttaaaaaaataaccaataATGCGGTAACCAAATTTTTGAGATCATAAATTTCGCATGAGCTTTTTTTACACTTATTAGTAAGCGAAAGCAAATACGGAACTGATTATTACATATGAGTAGACACGGCACACAATgtttaagttcgggtgtaataGATTCATAAACTTTTGCATGATTCCGTAGAAATAATCGATAGATCCGGCAAATATGATAGATACGCTGCTTGTAACGTTGCcaaatcgaagacaaaaagctGAGAAACATTCTGCATGACAACTTGCGAAGAATACGAGTACTACAGGGTCTCTGTGTACAATCCTCTGTTTCCAACAGATCGGCGATGATATGAAGACGCACTTTTCTAGAGAAATATTGGAT from Bactrocera tryoni isolate S06 chromosome 3, CSIRO_BtryS06_freeze2, whole genome shotgun sequence harbors:
- the LOC120770894 gene encoding ejaculatory bulb-specific protein 3 produces the protein MKAAIIFLIVVAIQYGAAQKQYTNKFDNVDVDGVLSNNRILTNYIKCLMDKGPCTPEGRELKKLLPDALQTDCSKCTDTQRKNSQKVINFLRVNRPGEWKLLLDKYDSRGVYRSKYEKQG